A genome region from Calliopsis andreniformis isolate RMS-2024a chromosome 2, iyCalAndr_principal, whole genome shotgun sequence includes the following:
- the LOC143188286 gene encoding uncharacterized protein LOC143188286 isoform X2, whose amino-acid sequence MVDVTLAAAGERIHAHRIVLCACSTLFRDVLSQVNEDHPTIILSDISAQDIKSIIEFTYHGEVRVPVENINSLLDAARSLKICGLIEIDGLDESDSITSAKDFNDNNEEPMTVISETEENVMNPLQNSYEDLEDPQEQEIAENSSLSKKRKRRRDMTKRDYSDDMLASAINDLKSGQTLIEASTKYNIPRSTLYMRAKALGIHLNASRNEYPAECMKAAINAVIDGSSLQHASEMFSIPKTVLWRRIQKEGYQILRSEMRRSYGSDKREAAVKALERGENLTKVALEFKIPKTTLFRDKARLVGEGKLPLSFWKKRKTENEELKKSRLEEAVAACKGGKMSQAAASMTYHIPKTTIWRRLQQDGKKSERPLSSRKQRVTDSKHSTEAKTQEGSDFTFCEVSSEIPITYIDESSIAEDSVIILTADDMDGLNLEEGRQIIVNSDSVQEYVPCTISIEENSSYSQTES is encoded by the exons ATGGTGGATGTCACATTGGCAGCTGCAGGAGAACGCATCCATGCACATCGCATAGTCTTATGCGCTTGCAGCACTTTGTTTCGA GATGTATTAAGTCAAGTCAATGAAGATCATCCAACAATAATATTAAGTGACATATCTGCGCAAGATATAAAGTCTATCATAGAATTTACTTATCATGGAGAAGTACGAGTTCCAGTGGAGAATATTAATAGTTTATTGGATGCAGCACGTTCCTTAAAAATATGTGGTCTTATTGAG ATTGATGGTTTAGATGAAAGTGATTCAATCACAAGTGCAAAAGATTTTAATGACAATAATGAAGAACCAATGACTGTTATCAGTGAGACAGAAGAAAATGTTATGAATCCATTGCAAAATAGTTATGAGGATTTAGAAGATCCACAAGAACAAGAAATAGCTGAAAATTCAAGTTTAAGTAAAAAAAGAAAACGTAGACGCGATATGACGAAAAGAGATTATAGCGACGATATGCTAGCATCTGCTATAAATGATTTAAAATCGGGGCAAACTTTGATAGAAGCTTCGACTAAATATAACATACCACGTTCAACGTTGTATATGCGTGCTAAAGCATTAGGTATACATTTAAATGCTTCGAGAAACGAATATCCAGCAGAATGTATGAAGGCAGCTATAAATGCCGTAATCG ACGGATCAAGCTTGCAACACGCGTCAGAAATGTTTAGTATACCTAAAACTGTATTATGGAGAAGAATTCAAAAAGAAGGATATCAAATATTGCGCTCCGAAATGAGGAGATCTTACGGCTCTGATAAACGAGAAGCGGCAGTTAAAGCTCTGGAAAGGGGAGAAAATTTAACTAAAGTTGCGCTTGAGTTCAAA ATTCCAAAAACTACCTTATTTAGAGATAAAGCTCGATTGGTAGGCGAGGGAAAGCTGCCGCTATCGTTTTGGAAGAAGCGTAAAACAGAAAACGAAGAGTTAAAAAAATCTCGTTTGGAAGAAGCTGTTGCTGCTTGTAAAGGCGGAAAAATGTCACAAGCAGCTGCATCAATGACTTATCATATTCCTAAAACGACAATATGGAGACGTCTTCAACAAGATGGTAAAAAATCCGAACGTCCGTTGAGTTCAAGGAAACAACGAGTAACGGATTCTAAACATAGTACGGAAGCGAAAACACAAGAAGGATCTGATTTTACATTCTGTGAG GTTTCCTCGGAAATTCCTATAACTTATATAGATGAAAGTAGTATAGCTGAAGATTCTGTGATAATATTAACAGCAGATGACATGGATGGACTTAATTTAGAAGAAGGACGCCAGATCATTGTTAACTCA GATTCGGTACAGGAATATGTCCCCTGTACTATCAGCATTGAAGAAAATTCGAGTTATTCTCAAACAGAAAGTTAG
- the Parp1 gene encoding poly-(ADP-ribose) polymerase produces the protein MNPDLPYAVEYAKSSRASCQNCKNSIQKDSLRLAVIVQSPVHDGKIPKWYHPKCFFVKQRPKSTADFGNFDNIRWEDQKEIQKQIEECKNIAVPTGKGRKRGSAAKSSGVSGDFVIQYAKSSRSTCKGCEEKIVQGEVRVSKKDFESEEGRRYGGIDRWHHLECFAKVRNDLQFYEAGDALPGIKQLSKEDQKKVKSLLPKIKSDDIPAVKKLKAEPEDPEEEKQLKGQNDELFKVKEILHSIKKDCLRELLETNEQQVPEGVSAIVEHLSDAIYFGALKPCPKCKGQLVYSSGLGYKCTGDLSEWTKCEYVTQDPKRKKFTIPSHLKSAYPELKSLKYNVKRRIIKVTAPSTSSYLIKKEDTVDSGPKVEAKPKPLKHMQFAIIGHLKKNKDTLKKEILLLGGEVTIKIHDHLTAVISTQQEIDKMSKKIEEAKNLNIQVITEDFIDEAKEYETSAIQLIKRKTISSWGGNLADRINIVAQKSAAKSKSKSAFEKKSGSGKMKLQLKGGGTVDPDSGLQDIAHVYESGKNKYTVTLVLTDIQTQKNSYYKLQILKHDKEEKYWLFRSWGRIGTTIGGTKIEKLSKEECIEQFETLYEEKTGNPWSQREHFIKVPHKMYPVDVDQGDEVSTQLLESDIKSNLEKPVQDLMKLIFDEISMKKVMAEFEIDTDKMPLGKLSKKQIQKAYTVLTDLQELLKNEHVERINLVDASNKFYNLIPHNFGVSGPKILETIEEIHLKCEMLDALLEMEIAYSLLHTKMDSTKNPLDAHYEQLHTEIKVLDKTSEEFKIIEQYVKNTHAETHKQYELEIEDVFVTKRQGEDSRYRPFRKLPNRKLLWHGSRTTNFAGILSQGLRIAPPEAPVTGYMFGKGIYFADMVSKSANYCCTNSEDNTGLLLLCEVALGNMYERYEADYIEKLPNGKHSTFGRGQTQPDPECVYKLKDGIEVPYGPPVPAKLPKKSQLLYNEYIVYDVAQVKARYLLKMKFKYK, from the exons ATGAATCCTGATTTGCCTTATGCCGTCGAATATGCGAAAAGTTCGCGTGCTTCTTGTCAAAATTGCAAGAATTCCATCCAAAAAGATAGCTTAAGGCTTGCCGTTATTGTACAG agtCCTGTTCATGATGGCAAGATACCAAAATGGTATCATCCAAAGTGCTTCTTCGTTAAACAAAGACCAAAAAGTACAGCAGATTTTGGAAATTTTGATAATATTCGATGGGAGGATCAGAAGGAAATTCAGAAGCAAATTG AGGAATGCAAGAATATTGCAGTGCCTACTGGAAAAGGCAGAAAACGTGGCAGTGCTGCCAAAAGCTCAGGAGTTTCAGGTGATTTTGTAATTCAATATGCAAAGTCTAGCAGGTCAACGTGTAAAGGATGTGAAGAAAAGATAGTACAGGGAGAAGTGAGAGTATCAAAAAAAGACTTTGAAAGCGAAGAGGGCAGAAGATATGGTGGCATAGATAGATGGCATCATCTGGAATGCTTTGCAAAAGTGAGGAATGATTTGCAATTTTATGAAGCTGGTGATGCACTCCCTGGTATAAAACAATTGTCCAAAGAGGACCAGAAGAAAGTTAAAAGTCTTTTGCCAAAGATCAAGTCTGATGATATTCCAGCAGTTAAGAAACTTAAAGCAGAGCCAGAAGATCCAGAGGAAGAAAAACAATTGAAAGGACAGAATGATGAATTATTTAAAGTTAAAGAGATACTACATTCAATAAAAAAGGATTGTCTCAGAGAACTGTTAGAAACGAACGAACAACAAGTTCCAGAAGGAGTATCAGCA ATAGTGGAGCATTTGTCCGATGCAATTTATTTTGGAGCTTTAAAACCATGTCCAAAATGTAAGGGGCAGCTTGTATATTCTTCAGGACTTGGATACAAATGCACTGGAGACTTATCAGAATGGACAAAATGCGAATATGTAACTCAAGATCCAAAGAGAAAAAAGTTTACTATACCATCACACTTAAAATCTGCATATCCAGAACT TAAATCTCTAAAATATAACGTCAAAAGAAGGATCATAAAAGTGACTGCACCATCAACATCATCTTATCTGATAAAAAAAGAAGATACTGTTGATTCTGGCCCTAAAGTTGAAGCAAAACCAAAACCGTTAAAACATATGCAGTTTGCTATTATAGGACACttaaagaaaaataaagatACTTTGAAGAAAGAGATTCTCCTTTTGggaggagaagtgaccataaagatTCACGACCACTTAACTGCTGTTATATCAACTCAACAAGAGATTGATAAAATGAGCAAGAAAATAGAAGAAGCGaaaaatctcaatattcaagttaTTACCGAAGATTTTATTGATGAAGCTAAAGAATATGAAACGTCTGCTATCCAGCTCATTAAAAGGAAAACCATTTCGAGTTGGGGTGGTAACTTGGCCGATAGAATTAATATTGTAGCGCAAAAGTCTGCTGCTAAGAGTAAGAGTAAAAGCGCTTTTGAGAAGAAATCAGGTTCCGGCAAAATGAAACTACAGTTGAAAGGGGGTGGAACTGTCGATCCAGATAGCGGTTTACAAGATATTGCTCACGTATATGAAAGTGGTAAAAACAAGTATACCGTTACATTGGTACTTACAGATATACAAACTCAAAAGAATAGCTATTATAAACTACAGAttttaaaacacgataaagaagAAAAGTATTGGTTGTTCAGAAGTTGGGGACGAATAGGAACAACTATTGGTGGTACAAAAATAGAGAAGTTATCTAAGGAAGAATGTATCGAACAATTTGAAACTCTTTATGAGGAAAAAACTGGAAATCCGTGGAGTCAAAGAGAACATTTTATTAAAGTGCCGCATAAAATGTATCCAGTTGATGTTGATCAAGGAGACGAAGTATCAACGCAGTTATTAGAGTCTGATATTAAAAGTAATCTAGAAAAGCCGGTACAAGATTTAATGAAACTTATTTTTGATGAAATAAGTATGAAGAAAGTAATGGCGGAATTTGAGATTGATACAGACAAAATGCCACTTGGGAAGTTGTCTAAGAAACAAATTCAGAAAGCGTATACAGTATTAACAGATTTACAGGAATTGTTAAAAAACGAACATGTCGAACGAATTAATTTGGTTGATGCgtctaataaattttataatttaatacctCACAATTTCGGTGTGTCTGGGCCGAAAATTTTAGAAACGATTGAAGAAATTCATCTGAAATGTGAGATGTTAGATGCGTTACTCGAGATGGAGATTGCTTACTCTCTCTTGCATACTAAGATGGATTCAACAAAGAATCCACTTGATGCTCATTATGAGCAATTACATACTGAGATCAAGGTATTAGATAAAACAAGCGAGGAATTCAAAATTATTGAGCAATATGTTAAGAATACTCATGCAGAGACTCACAAGCAATATGAACTTGAAATTGAGGACGTGTTTGTTACTAAAAGACAAGGAGAAGATTCTAGATATAGACCATTCAGGAAGTTACCGAACAGAAAATTATTGTGGCATGGTTCTAGAACAACGAATTTCGCAGGTATTCTTTCTCAGGGTCTAAGAATAGCGCCACCAGAAGCTCCTGTTACAGGTTACATGTTTGGTAAAGGTATTTACTTCGCGGACATGGTCTCAAAGTCTGCAAATTATTGTTGCACGAACAGTGAAGATAATACTGGATTGCTATTGCTTTGCGAAGTGGCGTTAGGTAACATGTACGAAAGATATGAAGCAGATTATATTGAAAAATTACCAAATGGTAAACATTCGACATTCGGTCGAGGACAAACGCAACCTGATCCTGAATGTGTGTACAAATTAAAAGACGGCATTGAAGTTCCATATGGCCCACCTGTTCCTGCTAAACTTCCTAAAAAATCACAGCTATTGTATAATGAATACATCGTGTACGATGTTGCTCAGGTGAAGGCACGATACTTGTTGAAGATGAAATTCAAGTACAAGTAA
- the Eif3i gene encoding eukaryotic translation initiation factor 3 subunit I: MKPLMLHGHERAITKIKYNREGDLLFSSSKDKKPNVWYSLNGERLGTFNGHNGSVWCIDVNWDTTRFLSGSGDNSLRVWDCQTGKEIGQLHTNSSVRTCSFSYSANLAVYATDKALGHQCEMFIIDIRNVDSVLSQEDAISRIAVNGPRISAILWGALDETIITGHEDGEITLWDVRTRKKLSSVKGHKSQINDMQFNKDGTMFVTASKDNTAKLFDSDSLMLLKTYKTERPVNSATISPIFDHVVLGGGQDAMDVTTTSTRQGKFDSRFFHLVFEEEFARLKGHFGPINSLAFHPNGRSFSTGGEDGYVRINTFDQSYFDFHFEY; this comes from the exons atg AAACCTTTGATGTTACATGGGCACGAACGTGCCATAACaaaaattaagtacaacagagaAGGTGATTTGCTATTTTCTTCAAGTAAAGACAAAAAACCAAATGTTTGGTACTCTTTGAATGGAGAACGTCTTGGGACATTTAATGGTCATAATGGTTCAGTATGGTGTATTGATGTTAATTGGGACACAACAAGATTTTTGTCTGGCAGTGGTGATAActcattgagggtttgggattgtcAAACTG GCAAAGAAATAGGACAACTTCATACAAATAGTTCTGTAAGGACATGTAGTTTCAGTTATTCAGCAAATCTTGCTGTTTATGCTACTGATAAAGCTCTGGGACATCAGTGTGAGATGTTCATTATAGATATCAGAAACGTTGATTCAGTATTATCACAGGAAGATGCAATTTCTAGAATTGCAGTCAATGGTCCTAGAATTTCTGCTATTTTATGGGGTGCATTAGATGAAACAATTATTACTGGTCATGAAGATGGTGAAATCACTCTTTGGGATGTGAGA ACAAGGAAAAAGTTGTCTAGCGTAAAAGGTCACAAATCTCAAATAAATGACAtgcaattcaataaagatggtaCAATGTTTGTAACAGCATCAAAAGATAATACTGCAAAATTGTTTGACAGTGATTCACTGATGTTATTAAAGACATATAAAACAGAAAGGCCTGTAAACTCTGCCACAATATCTCCTATCTTCGACCAT GTGGTTCTTGGAGGTGGTCAGGATGCTATGGATGTCACAACGACGTCCACTCGTCAAGGAAAGTTTGACTCTCGATTTTTCCATTTAGTATTCGAAGAAGAATTCGCACGCTTGAAAGGACATTTCGGACCTATTAACTCTCTTGCTTTTCATCCTAACGGCCGCAGTTTTTCAACGGGTGGAGAAGACGGTTACGTTCGTATCAACACATTCGATCAGTCTTATTTCGATTTCCACTTTGAATACTAA
- the LOC143188286 gene encoding uncharacterized protein LOC143188286 isoform X1 → MSEVVGQHEINQSYSFKWNDYQNHLSDVVRQLLEEDCMVDVTLAAAGERIHAHRIVLCACSTLFRDVLSQVNEDHPTIILSDISAQDIKSIIEFTYHGEVRVPVENINSLLDAARSLKICGLIEIDGLDESDSITSAKDFNDNNEEPMTVISETEENVMNPLQNSYEDLEDPQEQEIAENSSLSKKRKRRRDMTKRDYSDDMLASAINDLKSGQTLIEASTKYNIPRSTLYMRAKALGIHLNASRNEYPAECMKAAINAVIDGSSLQHASEMFSIPKTVLWRRIQKEGYQILRSEMRRSYGSDKREAAVKALERGENLTKVALEFKIPKTTLFRDKARLVGEGKLPLSFWKKRKTENEELKKSRLEEAVAACKGGKMSQAAASMTYHIPKTTIWRRLQQDGKKSERPLSSRKQRVTDSKHSTEAKTQEGSDFTFCEVSSEIPITYIDESSIAEDSVIILTADDMDGLNLEEGRQIIVNSDSVQEYVPCTISIEENSSYSQTES, encoded by the exons ATGTCCGAGGTTGTTGGCCAGCATGAAATTAATCAGAGCTATTCTTTCAAATGGAACGATTATCAGAATCATTTGTCCGATGTAGTTAGACAGCTGTTGGAAGAGGATTGCATGGTGGATGTCACATTGGCAGCTGCAGGAGAACGCATCCATGCACATCGCATAGTCTTATGCGCTTGCAGCACTTTGTTTCGA GATGTATTAAGTCAAGTCAATGAAGATCATCCAACAATAATATTAAGTGACATATCTGCGCAAGATATAAAGTCTATCATAGAATTTACTTATCATGGAGAAGTACGAGTTCCAGTGGAGAATATTAATAGTTTATTGGATGCAGCACGTTCCTTAAAAATATGTGGTCTTATTGAG ATTGATGGTTTAGATGAAAGTGATTCAATCACAAGTGCAAAAGATTTTAATGACAATAATGAAGAACCAATGACTGTTATCAGTGAGACAGAAGAAAATGTTATGAATCCATTGCAAAATAGTTATGAGGATTTAGAAGATCCACAAGAACAAGAAATAGCTGAAAATTCAAGTTTAAGTAAAAAAAGAAAACGTAGACGCGATATGACGAAAAGAGATTATAGCGACGATATGCTAGCATCTGCTATAAATGATTTAAAATCGGGGCAAACTTTGATAGAAGCTTCGACTAAATATAACATACCACGTTCAACGTTGTATATGCGTGCTAAAGCATTAGGTATACATTTAAATGCTTCGAGAAACGAATATCCAGCAGAATGTATGAAGGCAGCTATAAATGCCGTAATCG ACGGATCAAGCTTGCAACACGCGTCAGAAATGTTTAGTATACCTAAAACTGTATTATGGAGAAGAATTCAAAAAGAAGGATATCAAATATTGCGCTCCGAAATGAGGAGATCTTACGGCTCTGATAAACGAGAAGCGGCAGTTAAAGCTCTGGAAAGGGGAGAAAATTTAACTAAAGTTGCGCTTGAGTTCAAA ATTCCAAAAACTACCTTATTTAGAGATAAAGCTCGATTGGTAGGCGAGGGAAAGCTGCCGCTATCGTTTTGGAAGAAGCGTAAAACAGAAAACGAAGAGTTAAAAAAATCTCGTTTGGAAGAAGCTGTTGCTGCTTGTAAAGGCGGAAAAATGTCACAAGCAGCTGCATCAATGACTTATCATATTCCTAAAACGACAATATGGAGACGTCTTCAACAAGATGGTAAAAAATCCGAACGTCCGTTGAGTTCAAGGAAACAACGAGTAACGGATTCTAAACATAGTACGGAAGCGAAAACACAAGAAGGATCTGATTTTACATTCTGTGAG GTTTCCTCGGAAATTCCTATAACTTATATAGATGAAAGTAGTATAGCTGAAGATTCTGTGATAATATTAACAGCAGATGACATGGATGGACTTAATTTAGAAGAAGGACGCCAGATCATTGTTAACTCA GATTCGGTACAGGAATATGTCCCCTGTACTATCAGCATTGAAGAAAATTCGAGTTATTCTCAAACAGAAAGTTAG